One genomic segment of Chitinophaga sancti includes these proteins:
- a CDS encoding J domain-containing protein, translating to MAFIDYYKVLGLEKTASADDIKKAYRKLARKLHPDMNPNDKDANLKFQQLNEANEVLSDPEKRKKYDEYGENWRHAEQFEHAKQQQQQQGYTYGGQTGFEGFGGNFSEEHFSDFFESLFGRGGGAGAGGRTRGKYRGQDYQAELHLGLREAATTHQHTLKVNDQNVRITIPAGIANGQVIKLKGHGAPGGNGGPAGDLYITFIVEDDENFKRSGDDLYATVDVDLYTALLGGDITFDTLNGKVKLKVKPETQSGTKVRLKGKGFPVYKKEGESGDLIITYNVKLPTGLNEKEKELIRELANISSKN from the coding sequence GCTTCAGCAGATGATATCAAGAAAGCGTACCGTAAGCTGGCGAGGAAGCTCCACCCCGACATGAATCCGAATGATAAGGATGCAAACCTGAAATTTCAACAGCTCAACGAAGCGAACGAGGTGTTAAGCGATCCAGAAAAGCGTAAGAAATACGACGAGTACGGCGAAAACTGGCGTCATGCGGAGCAGTTTGAACATGCTAAGCAGCAACAACAGCAACAGGGCTATACCTATGGTGGTCAAACAGGTTTTGAAGGCTTTGGCGGAAATTTCTCAGAAGAGCATTTCTCCGATTTCTTTGAATCACTTTTTGGTCGCGGTGGCGGCGCTGGTGCTGGTGGTCGCACACGTGGTAAATATCGTGGACAGGATTACCAGGCTGAGTTACATCTTGGTTTAAGAGAAGCAGCGACGACGCATCAGCACACCCTGAAAGTAAATGACCAGAACGTGCGCATTACTATTCCTGCGGGTATAGCGAATGGCCAGGTCATCAAGCTGAAAGGACATGGTGCACCGGGTGGTAATGGTGGTCCCGCAGGGGATCTATATATCACCTTTATAGTGGAGGATGATGAAAACTTTAAACGCTCGGGTGATGACCTGTATGCTACAGTAGATGTAGACCTTTATACAGCATTGCTGGGTGGTGATATCACCTTTGATACATTGAATGGAAAAGTAAAACTGAAGGTAAAACCTGAAACGCAGAGCGGCACGAAGGTGAGACTGAAAGGTAAAGGGTTCCCTGTTTACAAGAAGGAAGGGGAATCAGGTGATCTTATCATCACGTACAATGTGAAATTGCCTACTGGACTAAATGAGAAAGAGAAAGAACTGATCCGTGAGTTGGCTAATATTTCATCCAAAAACTAG
- a CDS encoding chaperone modulator CbpM, which translates to MISITHYCTIHNIDTSFIHSLADEGLIVLTISNDGPFIEEEQLPDLESYTRWHYEMGVNTEGIDVIRHLLERVRDMQQEMHNLRMRLRLYEDGD; encoded by the coding sequence ATGATTTCCATTACGCATTATTGCACGATTCATAATATCGATACATCTTTTATACATTCATTAGCAGATGAAGGGCTAATCGTACTCACCATTTCAAATGATGGACCTTTTATAGAAGAAGAGCAGCTACCTGATCTGGAAAGTTATACACGCTGGCATTATGAGATGGGCGTGAATACAGAGGGGATTGATGTGATCAGGCATTTGTTGGAGAGAGTGCGTGACATGCAGCAGGAGATGCATAATCTCAGGATGCGGTTACGGTTGTATGAGGATGGGGATTGA
- a CDS encoding 2'-5' RNA ligase family protein, protein MAQILQTGTLIITLDMAPGDQAFFNALRKKHFPAHANYLDAHITLFYKLPANEGSIRDILTKFADRKAITLEVNKVHLMGTCVAYTLVADELKKLHEEMQVAFAPWLIKQDQQGLRAHITVQNKVTAFKAQQLHQELSEGFTPFRIEATGFSTWKYLKGPWKLLDRYPFHSK, encoded by the coding sequence ATGGCACAAATTTTACAAACGGGCACGCTGATTATTACACTGGATATGGCTCCTGGCGATCAGGCGTTTTTTAATGCACTGAGGAAGAAGCATTTTCCTGCGCATGCCAACTACCTGGACGCACATATAACCTTGTTTTATAAGTTACCTGCTAATGAAGGGAGTATTCGGGATATACTCACGAAATTTGCAGATAGAAAGGCTATTACTTTGGAAGTAAATAAGGTACATTTGATGGGTACCTGTGTCGCCTATACATTAGTAGCTGATGAGTTGAAAAAATTACATGAAGAGATGCAGGTGGCTTTTGCGCCCTGGTTGATTAAGCAGGATCAACAGGGGTTAAGGGCGCATATTACGGTGCAGAATAAGGTGACGGCTTTTAAGGCACAACAGTTACATCAGGAATTGAGTGAAGGGTTTACGCCTTTTAGGATAGAGGCTACGGGCTTCAGTACGTGGAAGTATTTGAAAGGGCCGTGGAAGTTGTTGGATAGATACCCGTTCCATTCGAAGTAG
- the trxA gene encoding thioredoxin: MATFSEMINSDKPVLVDFFATWCGPCKTMAPILEDVKKKVGESASIIKVDVDKNPQAAAAYQIQGVPTLILFKNGKVLWRQSGVVPGHNIEQIIKQNA; the protein is encoded by the coding sequence ATGGCAACCTTTTCAGAAATGATCAATAGCGATAAACCGGTATTGGTCGACTTCTTCGCTACCTGGTGCGGACCTTGTAAAACCATGGCTCCCATCCTGGAAGACGTAAAGAAAAAAGTGGGCGAGTCCGCCAGCATTATCAAAGTAGACGTAGATAAGAACCCGCAGGCAGCAGCTGCCTACCAGATACAAGGTGTACCCACACTCATCCTTTTCAAGAATGGGAAAGTACTGTGGCGTCAGTCCGGCGTAGTGCCCGGTCATAATATCGAACAGATCATCAAACAAAACGCCTAA
- a CDS encoding M1 family metallopeptidase, which produces MIKSFSSLVALLGIVTIVHGQDLYQPRNIKKAYTNQTRDINGKPGVKYWQNTGRYDIQVTANPPSRTIYGTESIRYINNSPDTLRKIVIRLICNIHKNQAPRSGYVSKDFLTDGVFIDTLIINGVHVDFDNNVGTVADVDLPQPLKAKDSIQLHISWHYDVSVQSGREGCIDSTTFFLAYFYPRVSVYDDYNGWDRIEHMDRVEFYSDFNEYKVAVKVPANYVVWGTGTLQNADEVLQPAFAKKLKSSYTADNVIHIAAKADIEGHQVTRQNKWNTWIFTSKNIADATIGLSNHYVWDAASVVVDSATKRRTSVQAAFSDNAADFHHSVEFSHYALNYFSTQWPGVAYPFPTMTAFQGFADMEYPMMVNDETTGDDLEFSQLVQDHEIAHTYFPFYMGINESRYAYMDEGWATTFEYLIAMAERGKEKADHFYKNFRVRGYIGDPSSEEDQPIITQSHQVSGHGYGNNSYGKASLSYLALKDLLGDVLFKKALHTYMNNWNGKHPIPWDYFNAINAGSGQNLNWFFNNWFFTNNYIDLKLSRFDLAGNKVNLGISNVGGFAIPFDIVLGYEDGTSEIVHKTPAVWASGAKQLALSVPIAKKVIGVKLDGGIFMDATPADNEWKK; this is translated from the coding sequence ATGATCAAATCTTTTAGCAGCCTGGTAGCTTTACTGGGAATTGTCACCATCGTTCATGGGCAGGACCTTTACCAGCCCCGCAATATCAAAAAAGCCTACACTAATCAAACCAGGGACATCAACGGTAAACCAGGCGTTAAGTACTGGCAAAACACCGGCAGATACGATATCCAGGTCACAGCTAATCCTCCATCACGTACTATTTACGGCACCGAATCCATCCGTTATATTAACAATAGTCCTGATACGCTTAGAAAGATCGTGATCAGGCTGATCTGTAATATTCACAAGAATCAGGCGCCCCGCTCCGGTTACGTGAGCAAAGATTTCCTGACAGATGGCGTCTTCATTGATACACTCATCATTAATGGTGTGCACGTTGATTTCGACAACAACGTAGGTACGGTTGCAGATGTGGATCTGCCTCAACCGTTGAAGGCGAAAGACAGCATTCAACTGCACATCAGCTGGCACTACGATGTGTCTGTACAAAGTGGCCGGGAAGGCTGTATTGACAGCACCACCTTTTTCCTCGCTTACTTCTATCCCCGTGTGTCTGTTTATGATGATTACAATGGTTGGGACAGGATCGAGCATATGGACAGGGTAGAATTCTATAGTGACTTCAACGAATATAAAGTAGCCGTAAAGGTGCCTGCCAACTATGTAGTATGGGGTACCGGTACTTTGCAGAACGCGGATGAAGTGCTGCAACCTGCTTTTGCTAAGAAACTAAAAAGCAGTTATACTGCTGACAATGTGATCCATATTGCCGCAAAAGCAGATATAGAGGGCCACCAGGTGACCCGTCAGAATAAATGGAATACATGGATCTTTACTTCCAAAAATATTGCTGACGCCACCATTGGCCTCAGTAACCATTACGTATGGGATGCAGCCAGTGTAGTAGTAGACAGCGCTACTAAACGCAGAACCAGTGTACAGGCGGCGTTTAGCGACAATGCGGCTGACTTCCACCACTCTGTGGAGTTCTCACATTATGCACTGAATTATTTCTCTACCCAGTGGCCGGGGGTAGCATATCCTTTCCCTACTATGACGGCGTTTCAGGGCTTCGCAGATATGGAATATCCAATGATGGTGAATGATGAAACTACCGGCGATGATCTTGAATTTAGCCAACTCGTACAGGACCATGAGATTGCTCATACCTATTTTCCTTTTTATATGGGGATCAACGAAAGCCGTTATGCCTACATGGATGAGGGGTGGGCAACTACTTTTGAATACCTGATTGCGATGGCAGAAAGAGGGAAGGAGAAAGCGGATCATTTTTATAAGAACTTTCGGGTGAGGGGGTATATTGGGGATCCTTCTTCTGAGGAAGATCAGCCGATCATTACGCAGTCTCACCAGGTAAGTGGTCATGGTTATGGCAATAATTCATATGGCAAGGCATCTTTGTCTTACCTCGCTTTAAAAGATCTGTTGGGTGATGTGCTTTTCAAAAAAGCGTTGCATACTTACATGAATAATTGGAACGGAAAGCATCCTATTCCATGGGATTATTTCAATGCTATCAATGCAGGTAGCGGGCAGAATTTGAATTGGTTTTTTAATAACTGGTTCTTTACCAATAACTATATTGACCTGAAATTATCCCGGTTCGATCTAGCGGGAAATAAAGTAAATTTGGGAATCAGTAATGTGGGTGGTTTTGCCATTCCTTTTGATATTGTGCTGGGGTATGAAGATGGTACGAGTGAGATTGTACATAAAACTCCTGCTGTGTGGGCGAGTGGAGCGAAGCAGCTGGCGCTTAGTGTGCCGATAGCTAAAAAGGTGATTGGGGTTAAGTTGGATGGCGGGATATTTATGGATGCGACGCCGGCAGATAATGAATGGAAGAAGTAG